In Kwoniella dejecticola CBS 10117 chromosome 4, complete sequence, one genomic interval encodes:
- a CDS encoding trehalose-phosphatase, producing the protein MDSMHPDPAPAPPPSLADIKAQVDRLEASHKAKGLPLSGRIIHVMHHLPVEIVRIVPAESLEAGGMLSPPMTPEFKPEDVEATVESADAKWRIHARTAHPALVSGIKSLSDTHDQILVAWTGEVLLQPDTNASPQPPSQATFPSIAQNLLAPFQENPTPSPTSPSMPTPPNESPLMVFGGEFNEQEKKDVEKELERFAEVEQKYEEGSKLKYLPVFLPPDVSKGHYEGFCKKTLWPLFHYLLWLDSTATVPSPDPSWLAYHKTNQMFAQRVAEVYRPGDLIICHDYHLLLAPKMIREALGQVFHPNAGWGTAHPSPAAHHANKRFDWDQSQTQQATPTSANEKSKAGEKLGGFLSNVGSALGQHLSVGAEGPGTPVEVMIGMFMHTPWPSSEIFRCLPTRREILDGMLGANLVSFQTYSYSRHFVSTCIRVCGYESTPGGVDANGQVTAVGYCPIGLDVKRVIHDRELPGVIPKMEALRQLYKDKKIIVGREKLDVAKGVYNKLQAFEKFLQVYPEWRGKVVLIQVTTPALSESPKLERMTAELVSHINGTYGSLDFTPVHHYHQALEKDEYFGLLSVADLALITSLRDGMNTTSMEFILCQDKTNKSPLVLSEFMGTVASFQSALQINPHDLLGVAHAINKGLNMPEAEKEERHTSLLNSVVGHTSYTWAATILKQLLENVGGEHTAHQTPALDVGKFSQAYKNAKKRLMLFDYDGTLTPIVKVPSHAVPTERTLNAISTLAQDPKNVVYLISGRDGDFLEEHWGHVSNLGMSAEHGSFVKQPGDEDFTNMTEALDMSWMSEVEEIFKYYTERTTGATIEVKKASITWHYRNADPDFGEFQCKQCLDLLESSLAPRRPIEILVGKKNLEVRPLAVNKGEIVKRLMYENPDADLIFCAGDDKTDEDMFRSLRTVFPPGGVHASEPIIMKPPVAVTSTLDPEEVAELKDVELHIRPDEIFATTVGPPAKKTLAGWHVTCPEEVVEALETLLESQ; encoded by the exons ATGGATTCCATGCACCCCGACCCAGCGCCTGcccctcccccttccttGGCCGACATCAAAGCCCAAGTCGACAGACTCGAAGCCTCGCACAAAGCCAAGGGCTTACCCCTATCCGGACGAATTATCCATGTGATGCACCATCTCCCCGTCGAGATCGTTCGGATCGTCCCTGCGGAATCCTTAGAAGCCGGAGGCATGTTGAGCCCACCTATGACTCCCGAATTCAAGCCGGAAGACGTCGAAGCTACCGTCGAATCAGCAGATGCTAAATGGAGGATTCACGCCAGAACGGCTCACCCAGCTTTGGTGTCAGGCATAAAATCGCTGAGTGATACCCACGACCAAATCTTGGTGGCTTGGACAGGAGAAGTCCTCTTACAGCCAGATACAAATGCTTCGCCGCAACCTCCCTCTCAAGCTACTTTCCCTTCCATCGCACAAAACCTCCTAGCTCCTTTCCAGGAGAATCCCACACCTTCACCTACGTCGCCGAGCATGCCTACTCCGCCAAATGAGTCCCCTCTGATGGTCTTTGGCGGCGAGTTCAAcgagcaagagaagaaagacgtcGAGAAGGAGTTAGAGCGATTTGCGGAAGTCGAGCAGAAGTACGAGGAGGGTTCGAAATTGAAGTACTTGCCGGTGTTCTTGCCGCCTGACGTCAGTAAAGGCCATTATGAAGGCTTCTGTAAGAAGA CTCTTTGGCCATTGTTCCACTATCTCCTTTGGCTAGATTCGACCGCTACCGTCCCTTCACCCGACCCCTCGTGGTTAGCATACCACAAGACCAACCAAATGTTCGCCCAGCGTGTTGCGGAAGTCTACCGACCGGGagacttgatcatctgtcATGACTACCATTTACTCCTTGCGCCCAAGATGATCCGTGAAGCCCTGGGTCAAGTATTCCACCCTAACGCAGGCTGGGGTACGGCTCATCCTTCGCCAGCCGCTCATCATGCCAACAAGCGCTTTGACTGGGACCAGAGCCAAACTCAACAAGCTACCCCTACCAGCGCGAATGAGAAGTCCAAGGCGGGAGAGAAATTGGGTGGTTTCCTATCGAATGTCGGTTCGGCCCTCGGTCAACATCTCAGCGTAGGTGCCGAAGGTCCTGGAACACCTGTCGAGGTCATGATCGGAATGTTCATGCATACTCCTTGGCCAAGTTCGGAGATCTTCAGATGTTTACCTA CTCGACGAGAGATTCTCGATGGTATGCTCGGAGCCAATTTGGTATCTTTCCAAACGTACTCTTATTCCCGACATTTCGTTTCGACCTGTATCAGAGTTTGCGGGTATGAATCTACCCCTGGAGGAGTCGACGCCAACGGACAAGTGACAGCCGTTGGATACTGCCCGATTGGTCTAGACGTCAAGCGAGTCATCCATGATAGGGAATTACCGGGAGTTATCCCTAAGATGGAAGCTTTGAGGCAATTGtacaaggacaagaagatcattGTTGGACGAGAGAAATTGGATGTAGCCAAGGGTGTCTACAACAAGCTTCAAGCTTTCGAGAAGTTCTTACAAGTCTACCCTGAGTGGAGAGGAAAGGTCGTGCTTATCCAAGTTACTACGCCTGCGTTATCTGAATCACCCAAATTGGAAAGGATGACGGCTGAGTTGGTCAGTCATATCAATGGTACTTATGGAAGTCTGGATTTCACCCCTGTCCACCATTA CCACCAAGCACTGGAAAAAGATGAATATTTCGGATTACTTTCCGTCGCCGATTTAGCGCTCATCACTTCGTTACGAGATGGTATGAACACAACCTCGATGGAGTTCATTTTATGTCAAGACAAGACCAACAAATCGCCTTTAGTCTTGTCTGAATTCATGGGAACAGTCGCATCCTTCCAATCTGCGCTCCAGATCAACCCCCACGATCTCTTAGGTGTAGCGCACGCTATCAACAAGGGACTGAACATGccagaagctgaaaaggAAGAACGACATACTTCGTTACTCAACTCGGTGGTCGGTCATACCTCTTACACTTGGGCTGCTACTATACTCAAGCAATTATTGGAGAATGTAGGCGGTGAGCATACAGCTCATCAGACTCCCGCTTTGGACGTTGGGAAGTTCAGTCAGGCATATaagaatgcgaagaagagactgaTGTTGTTCGACTACGAT GGCACATTAACGCCAATTGTCAAAGTCCCATCTCATGCTGTACCGACCGAACGGACCCTGAATGCCATCTCGACATTAGCGCAAGATCCCAAGAATGTAGTTTACTTGATATCTGGGCGAGATGGTGATTTCCTCGAAGAGCATTGGGGACATGTCTCGAACTTGGGAATGTCGGCTGAGCATGGTTCGTTCGTGAAGCAACCTGGAGATGAGGATTTCACAAATATGACGGAGGCTTTGGacatgagctggatgagtGAGGTTGAGGAGATTTTCAAATATTACACCGAG CGAACAACCGGAGCTACGATCGAAGTGAAAAAAGCTTCTATCACTTGGCATTACCGAAATGCCGATCCTGATTtcgg AGAATTCCAATGTAAACAATGTTTGGATCTGCTTGAGAGTTCTTTGGCGCCTCGACGACCTAtcgaaa TCCTggtgggaaagaagaatcTCGAAGTCCGACCGCTGGCAGTGAACAAGGGAGAGATAGTCAAGAGGCTGATGTATGAAAACCCTGATGCCGATTTGATATTCTGTGCGGGCGATGACAAG ACCGACGAAGATATGTTCCGATCATTAAGAACCGTTTTCCCACCTGGCGGAGTACACGCTTCCGAACCGATAATAATGAAACCCCCTGTAGCTGTCACCTCGACCCTAGACCCGGAGGAAGTAGCAGAACTCAAAGATGTTGAATTGCATATTCGACCTGATGAGATATTCGCCACGACGGTCGGACCGCCCGCGAAGAAGACGTTGGCGGGATGGCACGTTACGTGTCCTGAGGAGGTTGTGGAGGCTCTGGAAACTCTGTTAGAGTCTCAATAG
- a CDS encoding AdoMet-dependent rRNA methyltransferase SPB1: protein MGKHDKKTGKGRLDKFYRLAKEQGYRARSAFKLVHLNRKYDLLSKSKCVIDLCAAPGGWLQVAEKYMPKGSLIIGVDLNPIKPLPHVTTFVSDITTPHCRQMLKQHMHDWKADLVMHDGAPNVGSAWVQDAFTQNELVLQSLKLATEFLVKGGHFVTKVFRSQDYNSLMWVFGQLFKSVEATKPPSSRNVSAEIFVVCRDFLAPKHIDPKFLDPKHVFKDLAPLPTSITTAPTESSTTGEASIAATQASTSTAAAAAARLAANSHAHSNVFAPEKKRRHRDGYAEGDYTLFHTASATDFIKGMDPVLLLGGMNKITFDTEEEKQWLKSRHTTPDIVANCNDLKVLGKGDFKALMKWRLAIRLEIGLDVKADPTADATEEVAIEPIDEEEQITEDLKRLQETKSAKTKRERKRANEKKAKDLLKLQLNMTAPEDLDTNDLALKGEEEIFDLEEGEMEAKRQGSSSKRSLRDIVQDADGMDESEGSESESDEEDEEILDSDEEREMKTAMLEGELDGLYETYKERMQERDAKWKVKNERNKDKNFDAWHGIKENSDEEGGDDNDEEREEDDEDEEGGWDLLQNKKADDQDSDTDSDSDADQDMDENDEEVIPRKAKKEKVKKNVIFEQPQSRRNTSLVTSLQEPEKRAQMSRQAQLWFDQSVFKGMDDLAALDGDEEEEEAEEDEDEEPTEDEIEENDEDEDEDVEMDSEDEGSSTLQDDEDEDDFEIVPQEEEDDGTGWDVDDEDQDEVKKKIIKDKGLLTAEAVTLATSLVNREITASQLIDQGFNKLSTFNKDGLPSWFLDDESKFYKPNIPITKEAVEALKARQRALDARPIKKVAEAKQRKKFKAVQRMEKAKKKADDVMGSEEMGDGEKARQVRRMLAKAARGKQKAAEKKIVVAKGVNRGVKGRPKGVKGKYKIVDSRMRKEVRAMKRIKKANKKR from the exons atgggtaaaCACGATAAGAAGACAGGTAAAGGTCGTCTCGATAAGTTCTACCGACTTGCCAAAGAACAAGGTTATAGAGCTCGTTCCGCTTT CAAATTAGTACACTTGAACAGGAAATACGACTTGCTgtcaaaatcaaaatgcGTGATAGATCTGTGTGCTGCTCCAGGAGGTTGGCTCCAAGTAGCCGAAAAATACATGCCCAAAGGATCATTGATCATCGGTGTCGACTTGAACCCTATCAAACCATTACCACACGTCACGACCTTCGTGTCCGATATCACCACGCCGCACTGTCGACAGATGCTAAAACAACATATGCACGACTGGAAAGCCGACTTGGTAATGCATGATGGTGCGCCCAACGTTGGTTCCGCGTGGGTCCAAGATGCTTTCACCCAGAATGAACTGGTGCTTCAATCCTTAAAATTAGCGACGGAATTTTTGGTCAAAGGTGGTCATTTCGTTACGAAAGTCTTCAGATCTCAGGATTACAATTCCCTGATGTGGGTTTTTGGACAATTGTTTAAGAGTGTAGAAGCGACAAAACCCCCttcttcgag AAACGTATCCGCAGAAATCTTCGTAGTCTGCCGAGACTTCCTCGCGCCCAAACACATCGACCCGAAATTCCTTGACCCCAAACACGTATTCAAAGACCTCGCTCCTCTCCCTACCTCCATCACCACAGCTCCCACCGAATCAAGCACGACAGGAGAAGCCAGTATAGCTGCTACTCAAGCCTCCACATCGACagccgctgccgctgccgccaGGCTGGCTGCCAATTCTCATGCCCATTCCAACGTCTTCGCGccagagaagaaaaggaggCATAGAGACGGTTATGCAGAAGGAGATTACACTTTGTTCCACACTGCTAGTGCTACAGACTTCATCAAGGGTATGGATCCTGTTTTGCTGTTGGGTGGTATGAACAAGATAACGTTTGacacggaggaagagaaaca ATGGCTTAAATCCCGTCATACAACTCCGGACATCGTAGCCAATTGCAACGATCTGAAAGTGCTGGGTAAAGGTGATTTCAAGGCATTGATGAAATGGAGGTTAGCCATCAGGCTGGAGATCGGTCTCGATGTCAAGGCGGATCCCACAGCGGATGCGACCGAGGAAGTGGCCATTGAACCTATagatgaggaagagcagaTAACCGAGGAT CTCAAACGACTACAAGAGACCAAATCAGCCAAAACAAAACGGGAACGAAAGCGAgccaacgagaagaaagccaaagacCTTCTCAAGCTACAGCTGAATATGACCGCCCCCGAAGATTTGGATACCAACGATCTGGCTTtgaaaggtgaagaagagatattcgatcttgaagagggagagatggaAGCCAAACGACAaggatcatcctccaagCGATCTTTGAGGGATATCGTGCAAGATGCCGATGGGATGGACGAGTCCGAAGGTTCCGAATCTgaatcggacgaagaggatgaggagatcctGGATAGTGATGAAGAGCGGGAGATGAAGACTGCCATGCTAGAAGGTGAATTGGACGGATTATACGAGACGTACAAAGAGCGTATGCAGGAGAGAGACGCTAAATGGAAAGTCAAGAACGAGAGGAACAAAGATAAAAACTTTGATGCGTGGCATGGTATCAAGGAGAattcagatgaagaaggcggcgATGATAATGACGAAGAgcgcgaagaagacgacgaggacgaagagggcGGTTGGGATTTACTGCAAAATAAGAAAGCGGATGATCAAGATTCAGATACCGATTCGGACtctgatgcagatcaagatatggatgaaaatgatgagGAGGTGATTCCAAGGAAGgctaagaaggagaaagtgaagaagaatgtGATCTTTGAACAACCTCAGTCGAGGAGGAATACTTCGTTGGTCACGAGTCTACAAGAGCCGGAGAAGAGGGCGCAGATGAGTAGGCAGGCGCAATTGTGGTTCGACCAATCGGTCTTCAAGGGTATGGACGACTTGGCGGCTTtggatggagatgaggaggaagaggaagcagaggaggacgaggacgaggagcCGACAGAGGACGAAATTGAAGAgaacgatgaggacgaggatgaggatgttgagatggattctgaagatgagggaagTTCGACGTTGCaagatgacgag GACGAGGATGACTTTGAGATTGTGCcgcaagaagaggaagatgacggtACAGGCTGGGATgtggatgacgaagatcaagatgaggtcaagaagaaaaTCATCAAGG ATAAAGGTCTCCTCACCGCCGAAGCCGTAACCTTAGCTACCTCTCTCGTCAACCGAGAAATAACCGCCTCCCAACTGATAGACCAAGGCTTCAACAAGCTATCCACATTCAACAAAGACGGCCTCCCCTCTTGGTTCTTAGACGACGAATCCAAATTCTATAAACCCAATATCCCCATAACCAAAGAAGCAGTCGAGGCTCTCAAAGCTCGACAAAGGGCTCTGGATGCTAGGCCGATCAAGAAAGTGGCCGAGGCGAAACAGCGTAAGAAGTTCAAGGCTGTGCAACGTATggagaaggccaagaagaaggcggacGACGTGATGGGTTCCGAAGAGATGGGGGACGGCGAAAAAGCCAGACAAGTCCGCAGGATGCTGGCGAAAGCTGCACGCGGTAAACAGAAGGCGGCGGAAAAGAAGATCGTAGTTGCCAAAGGCGTGAACAGGGGGGTCAAGGGACGTCCGAAGGGCGTTAAGGGCAAATATAAGATTGTAGATTCCAGAATGAGGAAAGAG GTCCGAGCGATGAAACggatcaagaaagccaacaAGAAACGATAG